The following proteins are co-located in the Maridesulfovibrio sp. genome:
- a CDS encoding response regulator, protein MTRDMADLSMLELFRMEAGNHTRVLEEGLPGLADDVSPEKLQPLIHAAHALKGSGKIVGLADAVQLSQAMESVLDRCSGSGATLSGQAVDALLAGTRFLHSLAEVEAEGMDGWLEERSGEFKELLARLESVDSNPSAETATETDVQIEEQEEQVEEPQINSEEIVESAPVQSAAPVEKEIPLADLSMLDLFRMEAESHSQALNAGLLELEKDQAPDKVEPLMRAAHSMKGAARIVGLTDAVALAHAMEDLLVSCQKGEIVLDSGQIDLLLASTDIYRDVSQLETDAIQSFLSERKPLMDQMEKALRGDEEAALKVCSEVCPQGIPSSIAEPIPEHAKEVIEAFPEQGEYKQAAPVPAKEVPSATEIPAPAQGMRAPEDSVVRVSAGNLNRLMALAGESLVESGRLGEFASSLLRIKGGHRDLMKILEESCERVRHGEIAEDVVGDIKAAVNDCQVMLVKHINEFDLYRRRNDNVSGRLYHEVIASRMRPFSDGGLGFPRLVRDLARSLGKEVDFIIEGETTSVDRDILEKLEAPLNHLIRNAVDHGIEMPDDRVSAGKPSAGTVKIIAGHRAGMLFIEVRDDGQGLDPERIRAKVVERKLAPARMAEEMSRAELMEFLFLPGFSTAGKVTEISGRGVGLDVVHAMVQEVGGTVRADSEPGQGMSFSMQLPLTLSVIRTLLVKIAGQPYAIPLSRISRIASIFPEQLKLAEDRQYVSLDGANVGLVPAAQILGVQSAPLERDGLMVVVISDRMNKYGLVVDDFLGEQDLVVRPLDHRLGKVPDVNSVAMMPDGSPVLILDAEDLVRSIDNLLSGGRLGKVGLGSAESGPVQKILVVDDSLTVREVERKLLVNHGYEVDTAVDGQDGLNAVISGNYDLVVTDVDMPRMNGLELTSRIKSDPDLKSIPVMMVSYKDRKEDKLRGLEAGADYYLTKSSFHDETLLSAVEDLIGGAGK, encoded by the coding sequence GTGACGCGAGATATGGCGGATCTTTCCATGCTGGAACTCTTTCGCATGGAGGCGGGTAACCATACCCGGGTGCTGGAAGAAGGCCTCCCCGGTCTGGCTGACGATGTCTCTCCGGAAAAATTACAGCCGCTGATTCATGCTGCCCATGCCTTGAAAGGTTCGGGTAAGATTGTGGGATTGGCTGATGCTGTGCAGCTTTCGCAGGCTATGGAAAGCGTGCTGGATAGATGTTCCGGCTCCGGGGCTACCCTTTCCGGGCAGGCTGTTGATGCATTGCTGGCCGGAACCCGTTTTCTGCATTCTCTTGCTGAAGTTGAGGCAGAGGGAATGGACGGCTGGCTGGAGGAAAGGTCAGGAGAGTTTAAAGAACTGCTCGCACGTCTTGAGTCTGTTGATTCTAATCCTTCTGCAGAGACTGCAACAGAAACTGATGTTCAAATCGAAGAACAAGAAGAGCAGGTAGAAGAGCCGCAAATTAATTCAGAAGAAATTGTTGAATCCGCTCCCGTACAGTCCGCCGCTCCGGTCGAGAAGGAGATACCCCTGGCAGACCTTTCCATGCTTGATCTTTTCCGCATGGAGGCCGAGAGCCATTCCCAAGCCCTTAATGCAGGACTATTGGAACTGGAAAAGGATCAGGCTCCTGACAAGGTGGAGCCACTCATGCGCGCGGCCCATTCCATGAAAGGTGCGGCCCGTATTGTAGGCTTGACCGATGCCGTGGCTCTTGCCCATGCCATGGAAGACCTGCTTGTCTCCTGCCAGAAGGGGGAGATAGTTCTCGACTCAGGCCAGATTGATCTGCTGTTGGCATCTACGGATATTTATCGTGATGTTTCGCAGCTTGAGACAGATGCCATTCAATCCTTTTTGAGTGAACGCAAGCCGCTCATGGATCAGATGGAAAAGGCCTTGCGCGGGGATGAGGAAGCGGCACTCAAAGTCTGCTCCGAAGTCTGCCCGCAGGGAATTCCTTCATCAATCGCCGAACCTATCCCCGAGCATGCGAAGGAAGTAATAGAAGCTTTTCCGGAGCAGGGTGAGTACAAGCAGGCAGCTCCGGTTCCGGCTAAAGAAGTTCCTTCGGCCACAGAGATTCCTGCTCCTGCGCAGGGAATGCGTGCTCCTGAGGATTCAGTGGTCCGTGTTTCCGCCGGGAACCTCAACAGGCTCATGGCCCTCGCCGGGGAAAGTCTCGTTGAGTCAGGCAGACTGGGTGAGTTCGCCTCTTCACTTCTGCGAATTAAAGGCGGACACCGGGATTTGATGAAGATTCTTGAAGAGTCCTGTGAGCGCGTGAGGCATGGCGAAATTGCTGAAGATGTGGTTGGCGATATAAAGGCGGCAGTGAATGACTGTCAGGTCATGCTGGTTAAGCATATCAATGAATTCGATCTTTATCGCAGACGCAATGACAATGTTTCCGGCAGGCTCTATCATGAGGTAATTGCCAGCCGCATGCGTCCTTTTTCCGACGGCGGACTCGGTTTTCCCCGCTTGGTCCGTGATCTGGCCCGTTCGCTGGGTAAGGAAGTGGATTTTATCATCGAAGGTGAAACAACTTCCGTGGATCGCGATATTCTTGAAAAATTGGAAGCCCCCCTCAATCATCTGATCAGGAATGCGGTTGATCACGGTATTGAGATGCCTGATGATCGTGTTTCTGCCGGTAAGCCTTCCGCCGGGACCGTTAAGATAATTGCCGGGCATCGGGCCGGAATGCTTTTTATTGAGGTCCGTGATGACGGTCAGGGTTTGGATCCGGAACGGATCAGAGCCAAGGTGGTGGAGCGCAAGCTGGCCCCGGCGCGTATGGCTGAGGAAATGAGCCGCGCTGAATTGATGGAATTTTTATTTTTACCCGGTTTTTCCACTGCCGGAAAAGTCACAGAGATATCCGGGCGTGGAGTCGGTCTGGACGTGGTTCATGCCATGGTTCAGGAGGTCGGCGGTACTGTGCGCGCCGATTCAGAGCCCGGACAGGGTATGTCTTTTTCCATGCAGCTTCCGCTGACTCTTTCCGTTATCCGCACTTTGCTGGTGAAAATTGCCGGCCAGCCTTATGCTATTCCCCTTAGCCGCATCAGCCGCATTGCTTCGATTTTCCCGGAACAGCTCAAGCTGGCCGAGGACCGCCAGTATGTCTCGCTGGACGGAGCCAATGTGGGTTTGGTGCCTGCGGCTCAGATTTTGGGTGTGCAATCGGCTCCACTTGAGCGTGACGGTCTTATGGTGGTTGTTATCAGCGACCGTATGAATAAATACGGGCTGGTGGTGGATGATTTCCTCGGTGAGCAGGACCTTGTAGTCCGTCCGCTGGACCACCGTCTGGGCAAGGTTCCGGATGTGAACTCAGTGGCTATGATGCCTGACGGCTCCCCGGTGCTTATCCTTGATGCCGAGGACCTTGTGCGTTCCATTGACAATCTCCTTTCCGGCGGCAGGCTGGGCAAGGTAGGGCTGGGATCCGCAGAAAGCGGGCCTGTACAGAAGATTCTGGTGGTGGATGATTCGCTTACTGTGCGTGAAGTGGAACGCAAGCTTCTGGTTAACCACGGCTATGAAGTGGATACGGCGGTTGACGGTCAGGATGGTCTTAACGCCGTAATTTCAGGTAACTATGATCTCGTAGTTACAGATGTGGACATGCCGCGTATGAATGGTCTGGAACTGACCAGCAGGATCAAGAGTGACCCGGACCTCAAGTCCATTCCGGTAATGATGGTTTCGTACAAGGATCGCAAGGAAGATAAGCTCCGCGGGCTTGAAGCGGGGGCGGATTATTATTTAACGAAGAGCAGTTTTCATGATGAGACCTTGCTTTCGGCAGTTGAAGACCTCATAGGCGGTGCAGGAAAATGA
- a CDS encoding chemotaxis response regulator protein-glutamate methylesterase encodes MRIGIVNDQASAVDVLKKVTVDAGHEVAWIAHNGEKAVEKCCADVPDLVFMDLVMPVLDGSGATKEIMQRCPCPILIVTSSIEDNSTKVFEAMGAGALDVVSTPRQENGSIAGENELLAKISVIGKLHGNKHEKAAPKSAPQVRMVPPLLAIGSSTGGPSALATLLGALPEDFPAAIAIAQHVDGNFSENLAQWLDSQTGLKVELARSGMLMQAGKVVIAPGDRHMRMGPGGIVELSRGAGENIYVPSVDILFESLCCAGFPSNSAAVLLTGMGADGARGMCDLRNSGWMTVAQDKESSVVWGMPGAAVKMGAAREICSIGDMAGLLVRHFKKRFRS; translated from the coding sequence ATGAGAATTGGTATTGTAAATGATCAGGCGTCAGCAGTTGATGTACTTAAAAAAGTGACTGTGGATGCCGGGCACGAAGTTGCATGGATAGCCCATAATGGTGAAAAAGCGGTGGAAAAGTGCTGTGCAGATGTCCCGGACCTTGTATTCATGGACCTGGTTATGCCGGTGCTGGACGGCTCCGGGGCTACAAAGGAGATTATGCAGAGATGCCCCTGTCCGATTCTGATTGTTACATCCAGCATTGAAGATAATTCCACTAAGGTCTTTGAAGCTATGGGAGCTGGCGCGCTTGATGTGGTTTCCACTCCCCGTCAGGAAAATGGTTCCATAGCAGGCGAAAACGAACTTCTCGCCAAGATTTCAGTAATCGGCAAGTTGCATGGCAACAAGCACGAGAAGGCGGCTCCTAAGTCTGCACCGCAAGTGAGGATGGTACCGCCGCTGCTGGCAATTGGCAGTTCCACCGGAGGACCGTCTGCTCTGGCGACCCTGCTCGGGGCTTTGCCTGAAGATTTCCCGGCAGCCATAGCCATTGCTCAGCATGTGGACGGAAATTTTTCTGAAAATCTTGCCCAGTGGCTGGACAGCCAGACCGGGTTGAAGGTTGAGCTTGCCCGCAGCGGCATGCTCATGCAGGCCGGAAAGGTGGTAATTGCACCCGGTGACCGGCATATGCGCATGGGGCCGGGAGGCATTGTGGAATTGTCACGTGGGGCCGGTGAAAATATTTATGTGCCCTCGGTGGATATCCTTTTTGAAAGCCTCTGCTGTGCCGGATTCCCGTCCAATTCAGCGGCGGTCCTGCTTACTGGGATGGGCGCAGATGGGGCAAGGGGCATGTGTGATCTCAGGAATTCCGGTTGGATGACCGTGGCGCAGGACAAGGAGTCCAGCGTTGTCTGGGGCATGCCCGGTGCGGCGGTGAAGATGGGTGCGGCAAGAGAGATTTGTTCCATCGGGGATATGGCCGGTTTGCTGGTAAGGCATTTTAAAAAACGTTTCAGGAGTTAA